A stretch of Gorilla gorilla gorilla isolate KB3781 chromosome 9, NHGRI_mGorGor1-v2.1_pri, whole genome shotgun sequence DNA encodes these proteins:
- the LOC101140427 gene encoding olfactory receptor 56A1: protein MIQPMASPSNSSTVPVSEFLLICFPNFQSWQHWLSLPLSLLFLLAMGANTTLLITIQLEASLHQPLYYLLSLLSLLDIVLCLTVIPKVLAIFWFDLRSISFPACFLQMFIMNSFLPMESCTFMVMAYDRYVAICHPLRYPSIITNQFVAKSSVFIVVRNALLTAPIPILTSLLHYCGKNVIENCICANLSVSSLSCDNFTLNRIYQFVAGWTLLGSDFILIFLSYTFILRAVLRFKAEGAAVKALSTCGSHFILILFFSTILLVVVLTNVARKKVPMDILILLNVLHHLIPPALNPIVYGVRTKEIKQGIQKLLQRGR from the coding sequence ATGATTCAGCCTATGGCATCACCCAGCAACAGCTCCACTGTCCCAGTCTCTGAATTCCTCCTCATCTGCTTCCCCAACTTCCAGAGTTGGCAGCACTGGCTCTCCCTGCCCCTcagccttctcttcctcctggccATGGGAGCTAACACCACCCTCCTGATCACCATCCAGCTGGAGGCCTCTCTGCACCAACCCCTGTACTACCTGCTCAGCCTCCTCTCCCTGCTGGACATCGTGCTCTGCCTCACCGTCATCCCCAAGGTCCTGGCCATCTTCTGGTTTGATCTTAGGTCGATCAGCTTCCCTGCCTGCTTCCTCCAGATGTTCATCATGAACAGTTTCCTCCCCATGGAGTCCTGCACGTTTATGGTCATGGCCTATGACCGTTATGTGGCCATCTGCCACCCACTGCGGTACCCATCCATCATCACTAATCAATTTGTGGCCAAATCTAGTGTCTTCATTGTGGTGCGGAATGCCCTTCTTACTGCACCCATTCCTATCCTCACTTCCCTGCTCCATTACTGTGGGAAAAATGTCATTGAGAACTGCATCTGTGCCAACTTGTCTGTGTCCAGTCTCTCCTGTGATAATTTCACCCTAAACAGAATCTACCAATTTGTGGCTGGTTGGACCTTGCTGGGCTCGGATTTCATCCTCATCTTCCTCTCTTACACCTTCATTCTAAGAGCTGTGCTTAGATTCAAAGCAGAGGGGGCGGCAGTGAAGGCCCTGAGCACATGTGGCTCCCACTTCATCCTCATTCTTTTCTTCAGCACCATACTGCTGGTTGTGGTGTTGACAAATGTGGCCAGAAAGAAGGTCCCCATGGACATCCTGATCCTGCTCAATGTCCTTCATCACCTTATTCCTCCTGCATTGAACCCTATTGTGTATGGGGTTCGGACCAAAGAGATAAAACAAGGAATTCAGAAGTTACTGCAGAGAGGGAGGTGA